Genomic DNA from Dysidea avara chromosome 10, odDysAvar1.4, whole genome shotgun sequence:
ACAACTGGAATTTAAAGCAGCTGCATTACGGGAGAAGGTGATGTCATTGTGGACAAGGTTAGCGGTTCCTGTTGAGGAGAGAGATGAATTTAATCAGAACCATGCAGGAAGTCATATAAAGACCATAAAAGCAGTAAGGTTTTCATGTTCTTGAGCATGCAACATAACCTGTCTAGTGTGTTTGGCCCACCAAGTGATGGCTTACTATATGTTACAGTTGAAGCACTGTCATAGCACTGTCATGTGTGCATATAGAGAGGGTAATACAGTGTATTGAGTAACATTTCAAGTGACCCAGATTCACTGTATTACAGAATGTCTGTTACATAAATGCCTCTATGGTGAAATCACCATTCAAAATAACATGAGATAGCTGGTGAATAAATTACCAAGCAGAAGTGTTTAGCTCTTTTAAAAAAATGGCACACAAAAATCAAATGTTTTTGTCGGTTTGTCGACAAAAACAtttgaatttgtcggttttgcaattgaattcatcgatTTTGTGATTGAATTTGTtgggttttgcaattgaattcgtcccattgACAAGATTGGCAGTTGCAGTAAACATAGCAGCTGCTTtatgatcttgttgaagtacaatGTTGTTTATAAAGCAATAATTCTTCTGCTACAGCTTCTTCAACAGCATTCGCAATTATGCTTCACCAttggtgatgggtgtggtcactcgcaaacaagctaattaactcgAATGGCTTCATGTATAACCAGCTCCAGTTACCTTGCAGTGTCTCTAATGGTATTCTCCATGGTGAAAATGATCCACCTTGTGATGAGTGGCTGGTTTATGGCAGTTAATGTAATCAtgacgaattcaattacaaacaggacaaattcaattgcaaatgggacgaattctactgcaaaagtgacaaactcTACTGTAATCGGGAAGAAGTCAATTGTAAAGGTGAcaaattcagttgcaaaaacctgtaatggtGTTCACTTCAAAGAGTTATCTATCAAGTTTTGCACTGCCTGCAACTATATGCTTCATTAGTTATTTTTCATGCATGTAACATTTTGTGTATTTGGAACTTGTGGGACATCCTTGATGCAGAAGAATAGGACAGAGGTTGCCACTACACATGTTTACTGTTTGCCTGCAAGCTAAACTTGTTATGTAACAGAACACAATATACCATTGTACATTATAAAAAATGGCAGAAATCAGCAGATATGTGGTGACCTGCTGTTATATTCAACTCTGTGAATACAGCTAGAAAAGGAAGCTGAGAGACTAGAGTTGCTGAAGAGGCAGAATTTGAAGAGATTCATTCAAGCCACACAAACAGAGTTGGAAAAGGTGTGGGACAAATGTCACTATGGTGAACAGCAGAAGAGAGAATTTGCAGCAGCCTTTACTGGTGAGTATGGCACTGTTCTCACAACAGATAGGTTTACTTGTGTATTATACTAGACAATTTTTCGGATGATTCTTTGAGTGCACACGAAAGTGAACTGGACAGAATCAAAGGATTTTATGAAGACCACAAGGACATTTTCAAGTTGATCGACAAGCGAGAAGAGATGTGGGTCAAGATGCTGAattttgaggtttgtttttgcCACCTTTAGTACTATATACACTAGATTTTCTAACCATATAAATGTACCACATCTTATATCTGAGGACTTCAAGAAAGGTTGTACTGTAGTCTTGTAGTAGTGCTGAAAACAATTtgtactattcgaatagttgtgaaaaAGTAACTGAACATTCAGTTGTTCCTTTTATATATTTCTATTGTAAGGGAGTAGGCTGATGCCTGACAACTAATGCTAATTTTCTATCTCAGTATCTATAGCTGTAAGATGTACAAGTatatataggaattttaaaagaTCATGGAAAAGTCAGTCTATACCCATTACTGAATTattagggattgaatgtccacaagtatatctgcaggtgtaggcgacctcctttgtttccctatttttttctatgatccctaatagaaTGAGAatgagaagcgcctctgcaatcaatctggtcaccacgaaaaatatggatgattcacgtaccccaattatcaattactgactcgaaagtgaagtggccaatgGCTATTACGCtttactttcagctatgttcagcccattacacagcgttacaaacggAAGAACAGTAAGAGAGATGTCTGCAATCATCCCAGTCTCCATGGGGTTTTAAAATGTGGATGATTCTCGTAAGGAAGCTGAAACCATCATTCTACTGCAATTTGAcatcttgggctgtcagcaaaaagaaatgggacacaaaggaggacaaagataagtccataATGTATGCGTTGTACATATTGTGGTATGCCTCTCAGGATGAAGCGACACTGAACTCAAGTTATGCTTAGAAATGGTCAGTCAGTCAAGCAGAAGAAAATTCCAATAATAAATTTAGCATTTTGTaacaactttttggaagcatttcaggtcgtaacaaaggcacttttgggcttggttatagcaagagttcataatatatatatatactgaggagagtatcctactctcatatacccctgtagaagggcgtatcgtgaagttatgatgtaacgacaagatgttgtggtttgtgatgtacAAGCAGCCGTAAAAGTATAAGAAttgttagcaccatttcacactcgcgATGCTCAgtatagccgtattcgcgaatggcctagcaagaaatgcctacaaagcggtcttaacccatgaaggaacgattgtagtttggtgagaaacgcttagagctggagatgatttggttgctagcgacgttgttaggcacgcgttcaatcgataccatgttcaactaatgacatcattaattatacacagaaaaacgggcgaactcagaagtgttgcatcataacttcacgatacgcctttctacaggggtatatgagagtaggatactctcctcagtatatattattatgaactcttggttatagttatacactaatactgccaagaaaccatgaaagtattgtgaggctgattttagggtgatatttttggccagaaaagcccaaactttcatgatccatatatatatatatatatatatacagtgtgcaAAATTGAAGAGTGATTTCTAGTTACAAGGGATGTATTACTAATTATATAGTTACAAAAGTGACTAACTCTGCCAACAAATATTTAGATTATAGTGAGTTAGTGAATCGAATATATAGTCATGCCAAAATAATGGTCAAGAATCATTTCAGCATTAGTAGTAACTGAATATTACCATACTAAGTATTCTGAGTGACTGTATATTTCTTGTGCAAAGGCTAATGCCAGTAATCCCTCCCGGTTTGAGAATCGAGGTGGTAAATTACTGAAGGAGGAGAAAGCTAGAAAAGCTATAGAAAAGGAACTACCCAAAGTTGAAAAGGAGCTGGAATCCAATCTGTTACAGTGGGAAAATGACTGGGAAAGGCATTTCATCATAAATGACGTAAGATACCTTGACATCATCACTAGTCAAAGAAATGAGAgggaaaagaagaaaaatgatGAAATACAAAAACGAGTAGGTAGTATATTTTTGTTATCTACTTGTTAATTATAATGCCTACACAAACAGCAAAAGATAAGAAAGGAAACAACTATGGCTGAAATGTTTTATGGATCAAAACCAGCTACTCCTGTAAAAAGGTTTGATTTGTCATGTTTTACATAAGAGAATATTTCATGTATTCCTTTTTGCTGTAGAAAATTTGCTGGGGCAGTCTCTTCAAGTTGTTTGGCCTCTCCAAGAAATAGTCCACTGTCAAAGAAATTAAAGAAGGTAACAAGTGTAGTTGAAGCAGAGGAAGTTGGTCGACTTCATGTTGTATTGATTTGTGTGCCAAACCAAATGTTAAATGCCTGTTTTGTCTTGCACAATTCACCAATTAGACCACATGGTAACATAATTACTAATGTGTAGAAGTTAGTAGTTAAAATTTTCTGATTGTAACTGGACAGCTTTAAcatgtattatataatatagGTGCCTCCCTCTCCCCTTGTTCAATCCACTATGCAAATAAGAACAAAAGCAAAGGGTTTGAAGCGTAGACTGTCAAAGGTAAGCGCGTACACAATGTGGCTGTCTTGCTAAGTTAATTTCTGCAGGGTAAAAAGCACACCAGCATTATGCAGAGAAATGCTTCACGCAGAATATTGTCATCAAAGAATAGTATTATTCCTGAGGAGTCGTATATCAGCCAGGGATTTGAATCATCCATAGCATCAACAGGGAACTACTCAGAGTTTCAGAAAGGTTTACAGCAGGGAATAGTAGACTCTCGTAATGCACGCAGCAGCGTACTCCACAGCAATGTTTCCACATTATCTTGTCTAACCACAGGCACTAAATAACTGCATTATATTGTATAAATAACTGTATTACACTGTATGTTTTGTTACTACTACAGATTTGTCAGAATAATAGCTACTATACATAAATAACACacaatatatgtacatgtatgataAGAGCAATGATACATATTATCTCAAATACTGACAGGTTGTAATTTTGACAGTATCAGTGAAGTCTCTTAGTTAAACGGTATGTTCCAGCTGGACGGTGGTCACACCAGTAGCAAGTGGTTCATCTTCGCTGCTCTCACTGTCTGAAACTCTCTGCTTCACAGGAACAGTAGCATCAGATGAACGTTTCTTCTGCCAATTTGAGGATGGCTGAGTGGTGATACTTTCATTGTAGCTCTTGTTGCCTTCGCTACTGCAGGTACTTGCTGATACAGACACTTTATGTTTGGCATTATTACTGGCAGCACGTCTCTGTCCCTCTAGAACTTCTTTTTCCACTGACAGAGCTCTACCTGTGGTGTCCAGGCTAAAAACAAATATaagttacacacacacagagagagtAAAACACAATTCCTTATCACAACAAGTCTGGCTCTATACTGCCTCTGAAAGAAGCAAACCCCTTTATTGTGGCTGTATTCTTGCCAAAATTTTCTTCCACCGCATTGCACACAGTCAACATTTCAAGAAATTACATACAGGTGTTATTTGATGACTACTTAACCTACACACCTTCTGATGCGGTTATATGGCATGAAAAGATGACTGATATCATTGGCTGCGTCCTCTGGCACCTATAAACGGCAACATCAAGTGTTTCATGTACAGCatttactgtaattgtacatTAGCATTTTTGGAGCGTCTCCTTTGAAGACGTCGCTCCTTCTTGTGCAGAGGATTTGGTTCAATTATCATTTCCTCCAGTTCATATGTAGGGTCACACATAATTCGGTTTTTCTAGATCCAAAAGCAGCAGTAATGCATACAGCGGAATGAACTATAGCAGGCCTACCGGTGGCACAAAAGGTGGTGTGAATGTTTGTAAAATGATGGCATCCCAGTCTTCCCCATCAAAGACAGAAAGTGTCTTGAGGTTCTCAACTGATGTAATACGCCTACTTATATCAGGTTGAATTAGCTGGTCAGAAATATGAAAGATCaacttacaaatacaaaaataattattttcttaCACTGTGAAGCAAAATACGGATGTTATCATCCCATGTAGATGATACATGGAGGTTTCTACGATGACAGATGTGTTCTGCAATTACCCCATGGTCCTCACTACAACTAATACGGAATGGCAACTACAGTGGGAAGAAAAATTACAAGAGTATTATAAGAGTTTTCGGTAAACCTGTGCTCTCAGCAGTTGATAAGCAGTGACCCCCAAACCCCACCAGTCTACTGCATGCGAATAGCCCTCTGGTGGAGGAGCTAGCATTTCAGGGGCTAAAAGAGATAACAAAGTACACAAATACTTCCAGAGGGGATTATTTTACCCATATAAGGCTTGGTGCCTGTTACAGAAGTTACTGGAATTCCAGGTTTAATGTAGCAGGCTACATTAAAATCGCTCAAGAAGACATGGCCTAAAGTAAGACATACAGCATAATAAACAATTGTCTGATTTGTTAACAACTTACCACTGGAATTCAGCAAGAGATTAGCTGGCTTGATATCCCTGTATGTGATagataaaaaaaaaatatatatatatatatatatagctaggagTACAAAAATTCCATTTTAACTGGAAAGCAGTTAGCAAactgatattttaaaaattaaacaaaaaaaccaaactaTTAAAAAGCTGTATTTAATGTTAATTAAGGTTGTACTAGTTTGCTGACAGAGAGGGATTCATGTAAATACCTTCACAAGacattgtttgcagctggtcaTTACTAGGCTACAAGTTATTTAACACATCATCATTGTCCAGTTATTCACAAGTTTAGTGGCGGTTTTGTAGTTTTTGTCAGCTGGTTTTGTAGTTTTTGTCAGCTGATGTGGGGCCTTCGCACAAACCATGCCCACTACAAAATTGCGAGTGATCGACAAGCTTGCTTGTTACAAACAAGCTTGCTTGTTACAAACAGTACGGGCTTGTTGCAAACAATGTTACAACTAACCACCAACCAGTGCCACTACATGCCTCCTCCATGTAGCTCAGAACAATATTTGCTATATTAAAAGGATTTACTAATACCATCATACCACCTTACCTATGAATGATAGATTTGGTCTTCAGGTAGTCAAGTGCCATTCCCACCTCTGCTACATACAGCTTCACTCGGTCAAAGCTCAGCCGACCATACTTCTCAATGTGGTAACCAAGGTCTCCTCCTAGGAGCAGGTCTACCACCATGAAGACGTCTTCTTCATCTTGAAATGTGAACCACAGCTTGACAATATTTGAATGGTTAATCTTAATCAACATGTCCTGCTCTCGGAGCACATTGTAGACCGTCTCTTTACG
This window encodes:
- the LOC136236197 gene encoding protein regulator of cytokinesis 1-like, with the translated sequence MMEEIPSVEGEVETLSEKIQSILDNSKTYLRRLAVVWSELGLCEAQRQPRRDEFEKHLLKELTELLAAMTDEEEKMKIKVIADINEYKLELDNLCNEMKRSVDMPAEELPLVARVKYLKSKVDALRTEKHERVKRLKRLAEMEVALCEILGGRMVIVPFYKSKELPTEEKLKEFLDIIEKMEAKKGANQTTFFAFREKIIELWTQLDLQPCDERQQSILDGDIKKFVLCQENMDYLSVLQQELEKEFSQLEFKAAALREKVMSLWTRLAVPVEERDEFNQNHAGSHIKTIKALEKEAERLELLKRQNLKRFIQATQTELEKVWDKCHYGEQQKREFAAAFTDNFSDDSLSAHESELDRIKGFYEDHKDIFKLIDKREEMWVKMLNFEANASNPSRFENRGGKLLKEEKARKAIEKELPKVEKELESNLLQWENDWERHFIINDVRYLDIITSQRNEREKKKNDEIQKRQKIRKETTMAEMFYGSKPATPVKRKFAGAVSSSCLASPRNSPLSKKLKKVPPSPLVQSTMQIRTKAKGLKRRLSKGKKHTSIMQRNASRRILSSKNSIIPEESYISQGFESSIASTGNYSEFQKGLQQGIVDSRNARSSVLHSNVSTLSCLTTGTK
- the LOC136236200 gene encoding serine/threonine-protein kinase 32A-like; this encodes MGACSGRGSTVDFDGPVDLRHFTILRSIGKGSYGKVCIVRKKDTKQLYAMKYMSKARMIRKETVYNVLREQDMLIKINHSNIVKLWFTFQDEEDVFMVVDLLLGGDLGYHIEKYGRLSFDRVKLYVAEVGMALDYLKTKSIIHRDIKPANLLLNSSGHVFLSDFNVACYIKPGIPVTSVTGTKPYMAPEMLAPPPEGYSHAVDWWGLGVTAYQLLRAQLPFRISCSEDHGVIAEHICHRRNLHVSSTWDDNIRILLHSLIQPDISRRITSVENLKTLSVFDGEDWDAIILQTFTPPFVPPKNRIMCDPTYELEEMIIEPNPLHKKERRLQRRRSKNANVPEDAANDISHLFMPYNRIRSLDTTGRALSVEKEVLEGQRRAASNNAKHKVSVSASTCSSEGNKSYNESITTQPSSNWQKKRSSDATVPVKQRVSDSESSEDEPLATGVTTVQLEHTV